The region AAGAATTTCTTCCACAAGATCTGGCTGAAGTGCTAATTCATCCCGGCGGGCGCGGGCGACACCAAAGTGCTCCATCGCCGCTTCAAAGAGCGTGTTTTTCGCTTCGCCATAACCCATCCCGCCAGCGCGATAGCGTGCTGCCAGCACCTCCTGCTGTTCGGTCGTCGCAAAGAGTTTATACAAGGTAAAGAGGTGGCAGGTTTCAGGATTCTTGGGAGATTCCACTGGCGTGGAATCTGTCTTGATCGAATTGATTTTCTTTTTGAGTGACTTCGCCGATTCGAAGAGTTCGATGGTGTTGCCGTAACTTTTGGACATCTTTTCGCCATCAGTTCCCACGACTTTGGCCGAATCGTCCAGCACGCGGGCTGTGGGAAGCTTGAGAAACTCCCCGCCATAGAACGAGTTGAATCTCTGGGCGACATCCCGAGTGACTTCGATGTGCTGCACCTGATCCACACCGACAGGCACCACTTCGCTGTCGTAGGCGAGAATATCAGCAGCCATCAGGACGGGATAAGTAAACAGTCCTGCATCAGCCGGTATTCCCCGAGCGACCTTGTCTTTATAGGCATGGCATTTTTCGAGCAGGCTCATTTGAGTGACCGTCATGAGCAGCCAGGTCAGTTCGGTCACTTCGGGCACATCTGATTGTCGAAACAAAGTGGCCTTTTCTGGATCGAGCCCTAATGCCAGCAGGTCTAAAGCGGCATCCAGTGTATTCTGCTTGAGGAGCGCTGCATCGCGAATGGTGGTCAGCGCATGCAGATCAGCAATGAAGTAGAACGATTGTTCGTGTCCCTGCAGGGCCAGATACTGGCGGATCGCTCCGAAATAGTTTCCCCAGTGGAATCGCCCGGTTGGCTGGATTCCTGATAGCACCCGCATGCTGCTTCCCTTCGTGATCATGATTTTGTGAGCAGTTTGCCCAATATCAGAATGAGTTCGTAAGCCTTGGAAATACCTAGCAGGTTTTCCGCTGATTCTTGGGAACTTTGACGGTTTTGATGAGTTCCTGAACTCGTGAACAACCTCGATCCTGCAAAACTTTTTCCAACCCGCTCGTTAACTGACTCGACAACGATGGATTGTAAAAGTTCGCCGTTCCCACCTGCACAGCAGTCGCTCCGCAGACCAGAAATTCGAGGACATCATCGAGTGATTGAATCCCGCCGACGCCAATGATCGGGCAGTCCACCGCCTGCGCGACCTGCCAGACAATTCTTAACGCCAGAGGTTTGATCGCTGGGCCGCTGAGTCCCCCCAGACCATTCCCCAGCCGTGGCTCGCCCGTTTTCCAATCGACGGCAAAACCCTGAAACGTATTGACGAGCGAAAGGGCATCGGCCCCGGCACTTGCGGCCGCACGTGCAATCTCCACGACGCTCGTTACATTCGGTGTCAACTTGGCAATAATCGGCTTGGATGTCGCTTGCCGCACCGCAGCCACGACTTCGGCTGTCATCGTCGGATTCGTACCGTAATCGACTCCGCCACTGACATTCGGGCAACTGATATTCAGCTCCAGCGCCTGAATCGCATTGAACTCATCGAGTCGCCGAGCCATCACAACAAAGTCGTCGGTACTCTTCCCGGCAATGTTGACAATTAACGCCGTCGGCAGCAGCGAAAGAGCTTCGAGATGCTTGGTGATAAAGACTTCGATGCCGTCGTTATCGAGGCCAATCGAATTCAAAAGACCTGCCGTCGTTTCGACAGTTCGCGGTGGGGGATTTCCAGCGCGCGGCTCGCGAGTGACCGTTTTGGGAATGATCCCTCCCAATTGAGCATAATCGACAAATGCCGACATTTCGCGGGCGTAGCCGAATGTTCCAGAGGCCACAAGAATCGGGTTCTTAAGTGACAATCTTCCCAGTTGAACATTGAGAGACACCGGCAGATTCGAAGTCAATGACATCACGGAAGACTTTTTGATGAAGGAAACACGGTTTGAACCAGGCGTCATCAGTGGTGGAAAACAAAATGCAGAATCGCACATGTTTCACGGAAGTCACTGATCCCGTGAAGGGTAACGATTCGGGATTCCTCGTCACAACCTCAGGCCAGAACGGATCAAGTT is a window of Planctopirus limnophila DSM 3776 DNA encoding:
- the trpS gene encoding tryptophan--tRNA ligase — its product is MRVLSGIQPTGRFHWGNYFGAIRQYLALQGHEQSFYFIADLHALTTIRDAALLKQNTLDAALDLLALGLDPEKATLFRQSDVPEVTELTWLLMTVTQMSLLEKCHAYKDKVARGIPADAGLFTYPVLMAADILAYDSEVVPVGVDQVQHIEVTRDVAQRFNSFYGGEFLKLPTARVLDDSAKVVGTDGEKMSKSYGNTIELFESAKSLKKKINSIKTDSTPVESPKNPETCHLFTLYKLFATTEQQEVLAARYRAGGMGYGEAKNTLFEAAMEHFGVARARRDELALQPDLVEEILQAGAAKARKKAREVLNRCKSACGLAIQEI
- a CDS encoding dihydroorotate dehydrogenase, yielding MSLTSNLPVSLNVQLGRLSLKNPILVASGTFGYAREMSAFVDYAQLGGIIPKTVTREPRAGNPPPRTVETTAGLLNSIGLDNDGIEVFITKHLEALSLLPTALIVNIAGKSTDDFVVMARRLDEFNAIQALELNISCPNVSGGVDYGTNPTMTAEVVAAVRQATSKPIIAKLTPNVTSVVEIARAAASAGADALSLVNTFQGFAVDWKTGEPRLGNGLGGLSGPAIKPLALRIVWQVAQAVDCPIIGVGGIQSLDDVLEFLVCGATAVQVGTANFYNPSLSSQLTSGLEKVLQDRGCSRVQELIKTVKVPKNQRKTC